A stretch of Lutra lutra chromosome 9, mLutLut1.2, whole genome shotgun sequence DNA encodes these proteins:
- the LOC125108446 gene encoding prolyl-tRNA synthetase associated domain-containing protein 1 yields the protein MAVKELRAELEQRLGALAIHTEVVEHPEVFTVEEMMPHVQHLKGAHSKNLFLKDKKKKSYWLVTVLHDRQINLNDLAKQLGVGSGNLRFADETAMLEKLKVGQGCATPLALFCDDGDVKFVLDSAFLEGGHEKVYFHPMTNAATMGLSPEDFITFVKKTGHDPIILNFDKNN from the exons ATGGCGGTTAAGGAATTACGGGCAGAGCTGGAGCAGCGGCTCGGCGCCCTGGCCATCCATACTGAGGTTGTGGAGCACCCGGAG gtgtttacagttgaagaaatgaTGCCTCATGTCCAGCATTTGAAAGGAGCACACAGTAAGAACTTATTtcttaaagacaagaaaaaaaaaagctattggcTGGTGACAGTTCTTCATGATagacaaattaatttaaatgatctTGCCAAGCAATTAGGTGTTGGGAGTGGAAATCTTCGGTTTGCTGATGAAACAGCCATGCTAGAAAAACTAAAAGTTGGCCAAGGCTGTGCCACACCTTTGGCACTCTTCTGTGATGACGGAGATGTGAAATTTGTTCTGGATTCAGCTTTTTTGGAAGGTGGACATGAAAAGGTGTACTTTCATCCAATGACCAATGCTGCAaccatgggattgagccctgaagaCTTTATCACATTTGTGAAGAAGACAGGACATGATCCCATAATACTAAATTTTGATAAAAACAACTAA